Proteins from one Natrinema versiforme genomic window:
- a CDS encoding site-2 protease family protein, with product MRSKYRIATVMGIPIEIHVSLLVILPFLAWQLTSPQYIEAWTGIINAISPLSITPDTLLSGSTPWLIGIAGPVSLFVGVAIHELGHAWVALRYDLTIRSITLWLFGGVAHIEDLPTEWRKEFWIAIAGPITSLLLGALGYVLLQVMPPSAPVAGFVFGWFGLTNVGLALFNLLPAFPMDGGRILRALLARSRPFVEATQRAVQVATVVAILLALVGIFTLDILLLLIAGFVFLAARSEATIVMTQELLSGVRVRDLIRPELPTVRAGTSVQALIDRMLRDRRTEYVVVDQSGTVLGVVTLANIQTLPEMISPETKVDDVMTEDPPTISSDDDAFKLFRKLGESDAHCVLVEYLGQVLGLVSGDDFLQILALMQGSARLDNALPRAPTGEPSHAFRRSRAD from the coding sequence ATGCGCAGCAAATACAGGATCGCGACGGTGATGGGCATCCCAATCGAGATTCACGTCTCACTGCTCGTGATCCTCCCGTTCCTCGCGTGGCAACTCACTAGTCCCCAGTATATCGAAGCGTGGACGGGGATAATTAACGCCATCTCGCCACTGTCGATAACGCCGGACACGTTGCTGTCGGGTTCGACACCCTGGCTGATCGGAATTGCTGGGCCGGTGAGCCTGTTCGTGGGCGTCGCAATCCACGAACTCGGCCATGCGTGGGTCGCGCTCCGATACGATCTCACGATCCGCTCGATCACGCTGTGGCTGTTCGGAGGGGTCGCTCATATCGAGGATCTTCCCACGGAATGGCGCAAGGAGTTCTGGATCGCTATCGCCGGCCCAATCACGAGCCTGCTGCTCGGCGCTCTTGGATACGTGCTCCTTCAGGTGATGCCACCGTCGGCCCCCGTGGCCGGCTTTGTCTTCGGCTGGTTCGGACTGACGAACGTGGGGCTGGCGCTGTTCAATCTGCTGCCGGCGTTCCCAATGGACGGCGGGCGCATCCTGCGGGCCCTGCTTGCTCGCTCGCGGCCGTTCGTGGAGGCAACCCAGCGTGCAGTGCAAGTCGCGACGGTCGTGGCGATCCTCCTCGCCCTCGTCGGTATCTTTACCCTGGATATTCTGCTGCTGCTGATTGCCGGATTCGTCTTCCTCGCTGCTCGCTCCGAGGCGACGATCGTCATGACGCAGGAATTACTGAGTGGTGTCCGAGTCCGCGATCTGATTCGCCCAGAACTGCCAACTGTGCGTGCCGGAACATCGGTCCAGGCACTGATTGATCGGATGTTGCGCGACCGCCGAACCGAATACGTGGTCGTCGATCAGTCCGGGACGGTGCTAGGCGTCGTCACGCTCGCGAACATCCAGACGCTCCCGGAGATGATCAGTCCGGAGACGAAGGTTGATGACGTGATGACCGAGGACCCACCGACGATCTCCAGCGACGATGATGCGTTCAAGCTGTTTCGGAAGCTCGGTGAATCCGACGCACATTGCGTGCTGGTCGAGTACTTAGGGCAGGTTCTCGGACTCGTCTCTGGAGACGACTTCCTGCAGATTCTCGCGCTGATGCAGGGCTCGGCGAGGTTGGATAACGCCCTTCCGCGGGCTCCCACCGGAGAACCGTCACATGCGTTCCGACGAAGTCGGGCTGATTGA